The DNA region GGCCAGCCTGGGTCGATCGTTCGTCCCGTGCAGTGTCTTCCGAACTCGCCGATGCCGCCGACGACGCGCCTCTTGTCGTGAACCTCTCATCGGGCAACTCCTGCCTTCCCGGCCTTCCTGCGCACGTACTCGCCGACGTACCTGATGCCTTTCCCCTTGTACGGCTCCGGGGGCCGGACCTTACGGATGTTCGCTGCCACCTGGCCGACGAGTTCCTTGTCGATGCCCGACACGATCACGTGGGTCGGGTTCGGGACCTCGAAGCTCACTCCGGCCGGTGCCTCGATGTGCACCGGGTGGCTGTAGCCGACCTGCAGTTCGACGACCGTCCCCTGAAGGTTCGCCCGGTAACCGACGCCGACGATGGAGAGTTCCTTGCGGAACCCCTGTGTGACGCCGGTCACCATGTTGGCGAGCAGCGCG from Gammaproteobacteria bacterium includes:
- the rplF gene encoding 50S ribosomal protein L6, which gives rise to MSRVGKVPIPIPQGVDVIVNGQSVSVKGPKGTLERTFHEKVRISVEDDVAKVERFDDQRESRALHGLSRALLANMVTGVTQGFRKELSIVGVGYRANLQGTVVELQVGYSHPVHIEAPAGVSFEVPNPTHVIVSGIDKELVGQVAANIRKVRPPEPYKGKGIRYVGEYVRRKAGKAGVAR